The following proteins are co-located in the Nonlabens ponticola genome:
- a CDS encoding DUF6341 family protein: protein MEEVFNGIAYFFEEILLVPFNMLRELEAENWWLANLVSWIAILILIVALGYWMKQLRIFDKNDEEDRSQTAHSFLK from the coding sequence ATGGAAGAAGTATTTAACGGTATCGCATATTTTTTTGAAGAAATCCTTCTAGTGCCATTCAACATGTTGAGAGAACTAGAGGCAGAAAACTGGTGGCTAGCAAATCTAGTATCATGGATCGCAATCCTGATTTTAATTGTAGCCCTAGGTTACTGGATGAAGCAATTGCGCATCTTTGACAAAAATGATGAAGAAGACCGCAGCCAGACGGCACACAGCTTTCTAAAATAA